The DNA window CGAAAACATGGGCGCTTGCGGCGTCGCTGATGCGGTAATTGAACTCGGTCACGTTGCGCGGGCCGCCGGGCAAGTCGCCAATCACCTCGCAAAAACGCCGGAAGCTCCCGCGTTCCTCAGGAATGGTGACGGCCAGCAGCGCTTCGCGCTCTTCGCCCACCTCGGCCCGTTCGGCCACGAAGCGCAGGCGATCGAAGTTCATATTGGCGCCGCACAGGATGGCGGCGTAGGTCTCGCCCCGGGTCTTGTGCGTGGCAACGTACTGTTTGATGGCCGCCACAGCCAATGCGCCTGCGGGCTCGACGATGCTGCGGGTGTCCACGAACACATCCTTGATCGCCGCGCACACGGCATCGGTATCCACGGTGATGTAGCTATCGACCAGGCCGCTGGCGATGCGGAAGGTTTCCTCGCCCACCAGCTTGACGGCGGTGCCATCAGAGAACAGGCCCACATCGGCCAGCGTGACGCGCTCACCTGCCTGGATGGACTGGATCATGGCGTCTGAATCATTCATCTGCACGCCGATGACCTTGATCTCCGGGCGCACGGCCTTGATGTAATTGGCCACACCGGAAATCAGGCCGCCACCGCCAATGGCGACGAACACGGCATCCAGCCGGGTGCTGCCCAGTTTTTGCAGTTGGCGCAGGATTTCCATCGCGATGGTGCCCTGGCCAGCGATCACGTCGGGGTCGTCAAACGGGTGCACGAAGCTCAGCCCCTGCTCTTGCTGCAGACGCACGGCATGGCTATAGGCGTCGGAGTAGCTGTCGCCGTGCAGCACTACCTCGCCCCCCAGGGCGCGCACTGCGTCCACCTTGAGCGCTGGCGTGGTCGTGGGCATGACTACCACGGCGCGTGCGCCCAGCTTGCGTGCGCTCATGGCCACGCCCTGGGCATGGTTGCCGGCCGAGGCGCAGATCACGCCGCGCTGTAACTGCTCAGGCGTGAGGTGCGCCATCTTGTTGTAGGCGCCGCGCAGCTTGAAGCTGAACACGGGCTGCTGGTCCTCGCGCTTGAGCAGTACCTTATTGTGCAGGCGGCGGCTCAGGTTGTGGGCGGGTTCCAGGTCGGACTCGATGGCGACGTCGTAAACGCGCGCGGTCAAAATCTTTGTGAGGTAATCGGCAGGGGTGAGGTGCTGGGTCATGGGGTGCAAATGCTGCGCCGCCGCAGAAAGTGTGGCGGGTTCATATCATAGGGTGTGTGTTTTCGTGCGGGCAGCCGGGCACGTCAGGCAAAAAAAAGCCCCGGGCCGTAAGGCCTGGGGCGTAATCCACCGGGGGAGGTGGAGGAGACAATCGGTGCGTGGCGGAGCCTCTGAGGGGTTTGCCGCCAACCTGCCCATGTCAGCAGGAGGTTCGCTTGGGCTCAGTGTAGCGCAAGGTTTGTTGCGGCGCAGCACGGGTAGGTATTTGTACGTTACAGTCTGTCCGAAAAAAACCACGCACCTCAAGGAGAAAAAGCATGGAATGCACAGTGAGCTGGACAGGCGCTGCAGGAACGCGGTCCGGCATGGGGTTCATCGCCGAAACCGGTAGCGGCCATGTCCTGGCCATGGATGGAGCGCCTGACGCAGTCCATCCCGCCAACGGCGGTCAAAACCTGGCCCCGCGCCCCATGGAGGCGGTGCTGGCCGGCACGGGGGGCTGTACGGCCTATGACGTGGTGCTGATCCTCAAACGCGGACGGCACGATGTGCGTGGCTGTAGCGTCAAGCTCACTTCCGAGCGTGCAGAGACCGAGCCCAAGGTCTTTACCCGCATCCACATGCACTTCACCGTGACCGGCAAGGGGCTGACCCCAGTGGCCGTGGAGCGTGCCATCGCCATGAGCCACGAAAAATACTGTTCTGCCAGCATCATGCTGGGCAAGACCGCCGAGATCACCACGGGCTTTGAGGTGGTCGAGGCCTGAGCCTTCTCCTCCTCCGACTTCGTCAGGCATCGCAGGCGGTGCTGGGCCGGGCGTCAGAGGTGGTGGGCGGTCGTTGTCATGACCCGCGCCGCAGCGCGCATGAGCGCGCGCACCGGCCGGGGCAGTTCCATCGCGCCTGAGGCCCGCGCTTGCGCTGCGTGGCGCTCCTCGTCGGCCTTCATGCGGGCCACCACGGCCCGGGAGGGCCGGTCGTCGTCCGGCAGGCGCTGCAGATGGCTGCCCAGATGGGCGGACACCTGGTTCTCGGTTTCCACCACGAAACCCAGGCTGACGCGATCGCTCCAGCCTGCGGCTACCGTGCCGAGCGCAAAGGCGCCTGCGTACCACAGCGGGTTGAGCAGGCTCGGACGGGCGCCCAGGGCGTCGAGACGTGCGCGTGTCCAGGCCAGGTGGTCTGTTTCCTCGCGGGCAGCTTCCAGCAGGTGCTCCCGCAGAGGGCCGTCGCGTGTCATGGCGGCTTGTGCCGTGTAAAGGGCCTGTGCGCAGACCTCGCCCACATGGTTGACCCGCATCAAAGCGCCCGACAAGCGCCGATCCGCAGGCCGCAGCGCCACCTCTGTCTCCGCATCGGCCGGAGAAGCCTCGCTGGCGCACGGCTTGGCAAACAGGGTGCGCAAGGCCGTATCGGCTGCGCCCAGCCAAGGGTCTAGAGAGTTAAATTTTCGAACAAACAATCGCGCCACAGAATTTTCATTTCGTCACAAAATAGGCAGTGGTGCGGCCCAAGAGCCCACTATCG is part of the Simplicispira sp. 125 genome and encodes:
- the ilvA gene encoding threonine ammonia-lyase, biosynthetic, whose product is MTQHLTPADYLTKILTARVYDVAIESDLEPAHNLSRRLHNKVLLKREDQQPVFSFKLRGAYNKMAHLTPEQLQRGVICASAGNHAQGVAMSARKLGARAVVVMPTTTPALKVDAVRALGGEVVLHGDSYSDAYSHAVRLQQEQGLSFVHPFDDPDVIAGQGTIAMEILRQLQKLGSTRLDAVFVAIGGGGLISGVANYIKAVRPEIKVIGVQMNDSDAMIQSIQAGERVTLADVGLFSDGTAVKLVGEETFRIASGLVDSYITVDTDAVCAAIKDVFVDTRSIVEPAGALAVAAIKQYVATHKTRGETYAAILCGANMNFDRLRFVAERAEVGEEREALLAVTIPEERGSFRRFCEVIGDLPGGPRNVTEFNYRISDAASAHVFVGLTTHGKGESEKLARNFSRHGFEALDLTHDELAKEHLRHLVGGHSALARDERLLRFVFPERPGALLKFLSLMEPTWNISLFHYRNQGADYGRILVGLQVPPGDATAFDAFLATLGYPYVEETLNPAYRLFLQTSRSAVQK
- a CDS encoding OsmC family protein; this encodes MECTVSWTGAAGTRSGMGFIAETGSGHVLAMDGAPDAVHPANGGQNLAPRPMEAVLAGTGGCTAYDVVLILKRGRHDVRGCSVKLTSERAETEPKVFTRIHMHFTVTGKGLTPVAVERAIAMSHEKYCSASIMLGKTAEITTGFEVVEA
- the coq7 gene encoding 2-polyprenyl-3-methyl-6-methoxy-1,4-benzoquinone monooxygenase, with product MFVRKFNSLDPWLGAADTALRTLFAKPCASEASPADAETEVALRPADRRLSGALMRVNHVGEVCAQALYTAQAAMTRDGPLREHLLEAAREETDHLAWTRARLDALGARPSLLNPLWYAGAFALGTVAAGWSDRVSLGFVVETENQVSAHLGSHLQRLPDDDRPSRAVVARMKADEERHAAQARASGAMELPRPVRALMRAAARVMTTTAHHL